The Prinia subflava isolate CZ2003 ecotype Zambia chromosome 23, Cam_Psub_1.2, whole genome shotgun sequence region ctgccactgtcccctgccactgtcccctgccactgtcaccctgccactgtcccctgccactgtcccctgccactgtcccccgccactgtcccctgccactgtcacccGCCACTGTCCCCCGCCACTGTCCCCCCGCCACTGTCCCCCGCCACTGTCCCCCGCCACTGTCACCCGCCACTGTCCCCCGCCACTGTCACCCGCCACTGTCCCCCGCCACTGTCACCCGCCACTGTCCCCCgccactgtcccctgccactgtcccctgccactgtcccctgccactgtcccccgccactgtcccctgccacTGTCACCTGTCCCcccctcctgcagggcaggagggacctggggacacccccagcccagATCTGCTGAGCCCCGGGATAAGGGGAGAAGGTTCTGGAAGGATTCCTGGGGTAattgggagctgcagggaagggaaggatccTGCGAGgacacagctcagctgtgtcACCCCCggaggtgacagcagtgacatccCAGCGAGGCCACCCCGTGCCTGGCCCCCAACtggatccagctgctgctccagccttgccagggctgggatttgaGGGCAGAGATCCCAAATTTCCTGCTGAGGCTCCGAGTGGGGCTCTCCTGGTGTTGGCACTACCTGGacttgtccctgtccctgcaggagcagtgcccggggctggcagggccaggaggggctcaggagcagctggagggggctcccagcctggctggctcCTGGGGATCCCAGAAAAAATCCCTGCTGGATTTTcagagggagcagccagggctgggatggaggcGTTGGCACCCAAGGGTGCTGGTGAGGCTGCTCCATGCTGGGGGTGCACCCAGCACACCTGGAGGATTCCTCGGTGCAGAAAAGGGAATTTCCtgccaaaaaacaaacaaacaaacaaacaaaaaacattcccagctgggaattccctcctgccctgggctttgtgGGGCAGTCACAGCCCCCACAGGCAGCGCTGTCCCCTTTGCTGTCACCCCGAGCTGGATTGTCCTGGGagcctggagccagcctggccccttgggagcagggaggggattgggaatggggacCCTGCTGTGGatttccctctgtccctgctgtggatTTCCCTCAGTCCCTGCTGTGGatttccctctgtccctgctgtggatttccctctgtccctgctgttccctacccttcttttccccctgtCCCTAcccttcttttccccctgtccctgccctgcttttccctctgtccctgccctgtttttccctctgtccctgccctgtttttccctctgtccctgccctgcctttccctctgtcccttccctgcttttccctctgtccctgccctgcttttccctctgtccctgccctgcttttccctctgtccctgccccgcttttccctctgtccctgccctgtttttccctctgtcccttccctgtttttccctctgtccctgccctgcttttcccttcctggCCTCTCACAGCACCCTGCAAAGCTGGCAGTACCCAGGGCTAAcccctggaaagaaaaatcccgattttccccttcctcctccaagCTCTGCCCGCAGCTCTGCACATCCCAGGGCTGGAATTGCACCACGTCCCCAACCTTGGGGAcatcccctgtgccctgggaccTCCTGAtggccctgtcctgctgtccccacagcactgggagctgctggtgctggagaaGCTCAAGTGGGACCTGGTGTCGGTGATCGCCAACGATTTCCTGCCGCACATCCTGCACCGGCTGCCGCTGCCCGCCGGCAAGGCAGAGCTGGTGAAGAAGCACGCCCAGACCTTCATCGCCCTCTGTGCCACAGGTGGGTGctgggctgcacccaggggtgctgccaCACCTGGGGTGGGCTCcccatgggttttttttgggagCTGGGTGCCCGCCTTcggtgcaggcagcagggtggtgctgctgggggctctgaGGTGTCACCAGGGCCTCGTGCTGTGCCTGTGGGAGGGTGCCCAGGGCTGAATCCCAGCTTTCCTCAGCCTCTGTGTGGTTGTATTTATGGATGGTGTGGGAATAACGACCTGACACTCAGCTTAAAGCACATGAGAGCAATCTTGATTCTCCTAAATCCTctttttttacagtatttaGGTGCAATGAATATGATTCAGAGCCTGCACCTCTTTGTGAACATCCTTGTTAGTAAAGGAATTAGAAAAACACCCCCTGCTAATTGTTTTTCACTTCTcaaggattgtttggattcTCCTTtaggattttcccaggccagagtGAGAGCGTTGCTCGTTTGTCTCTCACAAGTCCTAAAATCTGACCCCTGTCACCCCCACACCTCTGCAGCCACCTCGTGCCAGGGCTTCTCCCAAAGCCTGTCctgtgctcctccagccctgtcctgtgctcctccagccctgtcccgtgctccagccctgtcccgtgctccagccctgtcccgtgctccagccctgtcccgtgctcctccagccctgtcccgtgctcctccagccctgtcccctgctcctccagccctgtcctgtgctccagccctgtcccgtgctccagccctgtcccgtgctcctccagccctgtcccgtgctccagccctgtcctgtgctcctccagccctgtcctgtgctcctccagccctgtcccgtgctcctccagccctgtcccgtgctcctccagccctgtcccgtgctcctccagccctgtcccgtgctccagccctgtcccgtgctcctccagccctgtcccgtgctcctccagccctgtcccctgctcctccagccctgtcccgtgctcctccagccctgtcctgtgctcctccagccctgtcccgtgctcctccagccctgtcccgtgctccagccctgtcccgtgctcctccagccccaggaggagctgcaggagctctctCTGAGGAGCTCCCCgctcccaaacccctcctgcagcctcactgACAGCTGAGTTCCCTCTGAGTTCCCCCTTTGAAGGAACACAATATTCTTTTCTTCGCTCATCACCGTCATACAGtgaatttcagtgaaatttaCTTGTTCAGACAAGAAATCTCTGACAAACGGCCGATTTAGCAGTTCCTGGAGCACTTCTGTATTTCCTGGAGTACATCTAGGATGGATTTTACCCGGCTGTGGCCTGCCCTGAGTCCCAGTGCATTCACTGCTCTGGAGAGAGgctggctctgctcttcccaggagagggaggggctggccctgccatggcagcacTGCTACgttcattcattcatttattcattcattctttctttctttctttcttcctccctttcctttcctttcctttcctttcctttcctttcctttcctttcctttccttttcctttcctttcctttcctttcctttcctttcctttcctttcctttcctttccttttcctttcctttcctttcctttcctttctttcctttcctttcctttcctttcctttcctttcctttcctttcctttcctttcctttcctttcctttcctttcctttcctttccttttcctttcctttcctttcctttcctttcctttcctttcctttcctttcctttcctttcctttcctttcctttcctttcctttcctttccttcccttcccttcccttcccttcccttcccaaaccttcccaaaccttcccaaaccttcccaaaccttcccttcccaaaccttcccaaaccttcccaaaccttcccaaaccttcccaaaccttcccaaaccttcccaaaccttcccaaaccttcccttcccttcccttcccttcccttcccttcccttcccttcccttcccttcccttcccttcccttcccttcccttcccttcccttcccttcccttccttcccttcccttcccttcccttcccttcccttcccttcccttcccttcccttcccttcccttcccttcccttcccttcccttcccttcccttcccttcccttcccttcccttcccttcccttccttcccttcccttccttcccttcccttcccttcccttcccttcccttcccttcccttcccttcccttcccttcccttcccttcccttccttcccttcccttcccttcccttcccttcccttcccttcccttcccttcccttcccttcccttcccttccctttttcctttctttcctttctcctttccctctttctccttcccccCGTGCCCACAGACGACACCTTTCTGATGTACCCTCCCTCCATGGTGGCCACGGGCAGCATCGGCGCCGCCATCCACGGCCTGAGCCTGGCCCCGAGCGGCCTCGGCGGCGACGCCGTCACGGAGCTGCTGGCCGGGATCACGGGCACCGAGGTGGTGAGTgcagccaggggcaggggaaTGCCTGATCCTCACAGGGTTCTGGAGCCTGCCTGATCCTCGGGAAGGGTTCTGGGGACTGCCTGATCCTCAGGGGAGGGTTCTGGAGCCTGATCCTCTCAGGGAGTTTGGAGCCTGCCTGATCCTCAGGGGAAGGGTTCTGgagcctccctgctcctcacagggttCTGGAGCCTCCCTGATCCTCACAGGGTTCTGGAGCCTGTCTGATCCTCACAGGGAGGGTTTTCCACAGCTGccggggcagggagcggggccTCGGcctctggagacattccagaggcagctggatggggacagctgctccaggtggccctgcctgcaggaggctgtgctgagggagagcctgggctggaggGGGAATGGTGATGGTCAGTCCAGGATGGACTGGCCATGGTGATGGTCAGCCCAGAGAGGGACTGGCCATGGTGATGGTCAGCCCAGAGAGGGACTGGCCATGGTGATGGTCACCCCAGGGAGGGACTGGTCATGGTGATGGTCAGCCCAGGGATGGACTGGCCATGGTGATGGTCAGCCCTGGGATGGACTGGCCATGGTGATGTTCAGCCCAGGGATGCAGGGTTGGACCCCAGAGggcccttccagccccagctcctctgggattctgtggaaTTTTGCTGTTCAGACGGTGCTGCCCTGGTCTGAGGAGatccaggggctgtgggatgatcccaaacacagccccgggcagggcagggcgggtTTGGAGCCTTTGAAACGCCACACAAAGGGCAGGATCTGTTCCCTGCCCGGGCAGGTGTTGGCAGGATCGAGTTCTcgggctgggatggggacagggacacgccGGGCTTGGCATCTGCTGCCCTCAGTGTCCGGTTGCAGGGGGTTTCGggggggctgggacaggaattGTCCCAGATTTGGGGACATCGGGGTGGGGGCgcttctccagcccctccacTGCCCTTGGAGACGGGACAGGGATCCTGTTGGGCTCTGCAGCTCGCTCCCACTGGGAGCTTTTCCCCTGCCCAGGTGAGTTACAgtcccctgccaggacctggagGGGCTGCCCGAGGCTTTGTCCGGGCGGGAGGCTCCGATCCGGTGGTGcagatggaattttttttgttctccggagcctttttaaagaaagaatcGGTGCAGCCACCTGCTCCCAACCTGCTCGGGGAGGtcggggctgtgcagggaacaggtgggaagcagggagggttcagtgcagggagaggagctgaaatggagccctgtcccctcctgtcccctcctgtcccctcctgtccctccccagcatcTGCTGTGCCCCCTGCCCGCCTGTGGGGCGcctcacaggcagctccagcctgggcagctcctcctgggatGTGTCCACTgaattttggggtgctgggagaGCGCCTGGGCTCGGCCTCCCccacccctgcagtgctgctgctgcttctccctgagCGTGGCACCAAacgtgcctcagtttcccctccgGAGGAGCCGTCCCCTTCCCGCCCAGctggggatgcagggctggagcctggctggctgtggccagcgTGGCTTTGGCATCTCGGCCAGAATGGCCagtggggagctgggagagcctgGGCATGGAGAGCCCGGGATGGACTGgc contains the following coding sequences:
- the CCND3 gene encoding G1/S-specific cyclin-D3, translated to PLERKIPIFPFLLQALPAALHIPGLELHHVPNLGDIPCALGPPDGPVLLSPQHWELLVLEKLKWDLVSVIANDFLPHILHRLPLPAGKAELVKKHAQTFIALCATDDTFLMYPPSMVATGSIGAAIHGLSLAPSGLGGDAVTELLAGITGTEVDCLKACQEQIEAALAESLKQASQSQQEFSAKAAAYGGSQPTGTPTDVTDVNL